The genomic segment GATACTGCGGCGTCCCCTGGGCGCTTTTTCCAAAGCGGAAGTTGAATCCCACCACAACCGCTTTTGCCCGCAGCTGCTCAAACAGCAGCTTTGCGAAGGCCTCCCGCTCCAGTCCTGCAATGGCGCCGTCGAACTTTGGCATATACAGCAGGTCCACGCCCAACTTCTCAAACGCCGCCTCCTTTTCCTCGGGCAAAAAGAGCATCCCCTGCTCGCCGCCGAAATAAGAGGAAGGGAGGTTTTCAAAGGTAAAAACCAGCGTGCGCAGCCCCTGCACATCCGCTTGACGTTTGAGCTTTTCCAGCACGCTTTGGTGCCCCAGATGCAGGCCGTCGAACGTGCCCAAAGCGACCGCCGTATCGCAGTTCGCCCGGCACTGCCCCAATCTTTCCATCCCGCTTCCCCCTTTCCTGCTCTAGTATAGCGGCGTCACCAGCCGCAAAATGCCTTCCTGGCATTCTCCAATTCCGTAAAACTGCTCCCCGCAGTAGAGCCGAAAACGCTGTTCCGGCGCATCGCAGGGAATTTTTTGCCCGTTTTGCAGCGCAAAATGATGCCGCGCCGAAAGCCGCACTTCCGGCAGCTCCATCAGCGCCCCCTCCGGGCTTTGCACAAAGGAGAAATTCCCCGCCGCGGCCAGAGCCTTGAGCTCGTCCACCGTATAAGCCTGCCCAACCTCAAAGCCGCCGGATGCCGTGCGCATCAGAAAAGAGGTATGCGCAATCTCACCCATGCTTTTGGCAATATCCTCCAGCAGTGTGCGGATATAGGTTCCCTTGGAGCAGGCAACCTCCAGCAGGAAGCGGTTTTCTCCCGTCTGCGCCAGCAAATCAATGCCAAAAATCTGCACCCGCCGCGCCTTTTTGCGGATTTCCACTCCCTTGCGCGCTAGCTGATAAGCCGGCCGGCCATCGATCTTGACGGCCGAATAATCCGGCGGAATCTGCTCGATCTCCCCAAGGAATGCCGGGATCGCCTGCATGAGCCGCTCCCGGCTCACGCTGCAAGCTCTCTCTTCCAAGACCTGCCCATAGCTATCCAGCGTATCCGTCCGCTTACCAAAGGCAATCTCCGCGCGGTAGCGCTTGGCGTGGTTCATCAGAAAATCCGAAAGCCGGGCAGATCGCCCGGCCAGCACAACAAGAACACCGGCCGCCCCGGGATCCAACGTTCCCGCGTGGCCCACGCGCTTTTCATTCAAAAGTTTTCGCAAAAAAACCGTCGCACCATTGGAAGACATGCCCGGCGGTTTTAATAGATTGATGATTCCGTTCATAAATACTTTCTCGCCGCGCAAAGGATTTGCCGCTTTGCCGCCTCGATTCCTCCCGTCAGGGAGCACCCAGCGGCCTGCTTATGCCCGCCGCCGCCAAACTCCTGCGCCAGCGCCGAGACGTCTGCATACTGATTACTGCGCAGGCTGGCGCGGAACTTCTCATCCTCCGCATCCGTCTGCCGCAGAAAAATGGCAATTTCAACGCCGATGATATCCCGGGCGTAGTTGACCACTTCGTCGCAGTCCCCCCTCTTGGCGCCTAACTGCTGATAATCGCTGCGCAAAACATAGGTAATGGCAATCTTGCCGTTTTCAGACAGCTCCAGCCGCTCGATGGCGCGGCCGATCAGCTTGGTTGCCCCAAGCGTCTTTTCCCGGTAAAGCGTTTTGTTCAGCGCGGGAATATCCGCTCCGAGTCTGCGCAGTTTAGCCGCGGCCAGAAGAGCCGCTTCATCCGTGTTGGAATAGGAGAAATTGCCCGTATCTGTGGAGATGGCCGCATAGAGCAAATTGGCCATTTCCGCCGTGATGCCGCAGCCAAGCGCCTCCAAAAGCTCCAGAATAATCTGCCCGGTTGCCCCATAGGGCAGCACCAGGTTTCTCTTTGCAAATCCGGTATTGGTCGGGTGGTGATCGATGACGATAGTGTTCTCATTCTGCGAAAATACCGCGCCCAAATCCCCCAGCCGGGAGAGATCGCCGCAGTCTACCGCGATCACAGCACCATATGCGCGCTGCTCCACCTGCTCGCTGGGCGTAATGGGAAAGGCGGCCGGCATAAACGCCAGCTTTTCCGGCAAAACGCCGTGCAGGCCAAACACCACCTTCTTGCCCAGCTCCTTTAGCCCCAAGCAAAGCGCCAGGCTGCTGCCCACGGTATCCCCATCCGGGCTGACATGCCCAATGACGAGAAAATCATCGCAGGCGTTTATCTGCTCTAAAATGCCCTGCCAGCTCTGATTAAGCGTCATCCTGCTCTTCCTCGCCGCGCTGTTCTGCGTTTTTCCGATCCTTTGCCGTAACCTCGTCAATGAGTTTGGAGATCTTCGCGCTGTACTCGATGGAATCGTCGTGCACGAACGTCATCACAGGCATTCTGCGCAGGCGGATCATCCCGTTCAGTTTCGCGCGCAGAAAAGGCTCTGCGCTCTCCAGCGCCTCCATCGTCGAAGCGACCTTTTCCGGCGTGTCGTAAATGCTCACGTAGACCTTGGCGTATTTGAGATCCTGCGTTACCGAGACCTTGCTGACGCTGGCCATTTTGCTCATACGCGGATCTTTGAGCTCCGTGAGCAGCAGCTCGCCCAGCGCCCGCCGGAATTCCCCGTCTATCCTGGCTTCCCTTAGCTTACTCATATTCTAACCTTCAAGGGCTACCGCTCAACTTCTACAATCTCATAGACTTCGAGGATATCCCCTTCCTTAATATCATTAAAGTTTTCCAGCGTGAGGCCGCATTCGTATCCCGCCTGCACTTCCTTCGCGTCGTCCTTAAAGCGCTTGAGAGAGGAGAGCTGGCCTTCGAAAGCCACAACGCCGTCCCGCAGCAAACGCACGCTTGCGTTGCGCGCAATCTTGCCGTCCGTCACATAGCTTCCGGCAATTGTCCCGACGCCAGACGCCTTGAACGTCTGCCGCACTTCCACATGCCCGATGACATTTTCCTTGAACTCGGGCGCCAAAAGGCCCTTCATCGCCTTTTCCACATCTTCGATGGCGTTGTAGATGATGCGGTATGTGCGGATATCCACATTCTCCCGCTCCGCCGCCGCAGAGACGTTCGCATCCGGGCGGACGTTGAAGCCGATGATGATGGCGTTGCTGGCCGAGGCGAGCAAAACGTCCGTCTCGCTGATGGCGCCGACGCCGCCGTGAATCACGCGCACGCGCACTTCGTCGTTGGAGAGTTTTTCCAGAGACTGCCGCAGCGCCTCCACAGAGCCCTGCACATCCGCCTTGACGACCAGGTTGAGATCCTTGATCTCGCCCTCGGCAATCTTGGAGAACAGATCGTCCAGGGAGACTTTCGCCATGCTCTTGAGCTTCTCCGCCTTGAGCTTATCCTTGCGCTCCTCGGCCACCTGCTTGGAGAGGCGATCCTGCTCGACGGCATTGATAATATCGCCCGCTTCCGGAACTTCGGAAAAACCGATGACCTCAACCGGCATAGAGGGGCCTGCCTCGGTAACCGCGTTGCCGCTGTCGTCCAGCATGGCACGGACGCGCCCATATGCCGTTCCGGCAACGATGGTATCCTGCACGCGCAGTGTGCCGTTCTGCACGAGCACCGTCGCCACCGGTCCGCGGCCCTTATCCAGCCGCGCTTCGATGATGGTGCCCTTGGCCATGCGGTCGGGGTTGGCCTTGAGCTCTGCCACATCCGCCACCAGCAGAATCATTTCCAGCAGCTGATCCAGGCCCTCTTTTGTCAGCGCAGAGACGGGCACCATGATGGTATCGCCGCCCCACTCTTCCGAAACCAGGCCGTATTCCGTCAGCTCCTGCTTGATGCGCTCCACGTTCGCGCCCACTTTATCGATTTTATTGATGGCCACAATGACGGGAACCTTTGCAGACTTCGCGTGGTTGATGGCCTCAATCGTCTGCGGCATGACGCCGTCATCCGCCGCGACAACCAGAATCGCAATATCCGTCGCCTGGGCGCCTCTGGCTCGCATGGCCGTAAAGGCGGCGTGGCCGGGGGTATCCAGGAACGTGATGGATTTCTCCTTGATGCTGATGGTATAAGCGCCGATATGCTGCGTAATGCCGCCAGCCTCGCCCTGCTGCACTTTGGTCTCCCGAATCGCATCCAGCAGGGAGGTTTTGCCGTGGTCGACGTGGCCCATAATGGTAACGACGGGCGGCCGCGTGATGAGGCTAGCCTCATCGTCCGGGGTATCCTCGGCGATGAGCGCGCTCTCTGCGGTCTGCTCCTCTTTCTGCTCCACCTCGATGCCAAATTCTCCCGCGACCAGCGAAGCTGTGTCGTAGTCGATCTCCGAGTTGATGGTGCACATCATGCCCAGCAACATGAGCTTTTTGATGATCTCCGCGACGGGTTTGCCCGTCTTTTCGGCAAACGCCTTGACGGAAATCGTGTCGCCCGTAATCGTAATATTGGTTACGACAATGGGCTGGATGGGCTGCGCCACTTTGTGCATCTTATTGGGCTTGCGCTTGCGCGAACCCATCTGGAATTCTTCGTCAATATAGACGTTCTTATTCTTCAGAGCCGGGCGGCGCTTGCGCTCGTTGTTCTCCTCCGGGCGCTTTTTCTTGTTGTCGTGCAGATTCGGCTTGGGCGCAATGGCTGCAAACCCACCCTTATCCGCAGGTTTGCGGCTGGGGGCCGAGCGGCGTGCTGGCGCCTCATCCTTATCTTTGTCAAAACCGCCGGGATTATACCCGCCGCGGCCGCCTTGGTAGCCGCCCTGCCGGTTTTGATAACCACCCTGCTGGCGGTTCTGGTAGCCGCCCTGGCCCTGCCGGCCCTGATAGCCGCCCTGGCCGTTTCTCTGGCCGCCTTGCCCCGTGCGCTGATAGCCATTCTGCTGGCGGTTCTGATAGCGCTCCTGGTTCAGGCGCGACTGCTCTGCGCTCTGGCGCGCAAGCTCTTTTCTTCTCTCTTCGCGCTTCTGCTGCTCCAGCTCCTCTTCTTTTGCCGAGCGCACGACGCGGATTTTAGGCATGGAAAGATCCAGCTGCCCGGGCAGGACAACCTTCTTCTTTTCTTCCTTTGCAGGCGCCGCGTTCTTTTGGGGCGCAGCCGCCTTCTCCTTTGCCTGAGGCGCCGTCTGCTGGCGCACCTCTTTTTTCTCTTTCTTTTCCATCTCGATCGTTACCGGCTTCTCCTCTACCTGCGGTTGCTCTATTTTTTGCTCGGAAGCAGCTGGTTTTTGCTTTGCTGCCGGCTCTTCCTGCTTTTGAACCAAAACGCCGGGATCAGCCGCCGGCGCGGCAGCTTCCTGCTTTGCCTCAGCCTTAGGCTCTGCCGGCGCGCCTGGCTCTGGCAAATCCTCGGCCTTCTGCGCCTCATCCCGCCTGCGAATGCGCCCTAAGAGTTCTTCCTCCAAGCGGCGGACATCTTTGAGCTGATTTTTCGCGCTGTCGGCAACCTGGCCGGCCTGTTCCAGCGCTCCTTTCGCATAGGTATTTAAATTCTTGTGCAGTTCTAAAATATTCAGTTTGCTCAAACAGTTACACCTCCGCGCCGCTGCGCCTGTAAAAATATCTCCTGCAAGCGTTTGGAAAACGCCTGCCCCATGACTCCAACTATCTTGCTCTGCTTGCCAATCGCCGCGCCCAGCCGCTGCGGCGGGCCTGCCAGCAAAAATGGAATGCGGTGCGCCTCGCACAGGCGCTCCATCTCTTCCTGCGCCCTGGCGCTCAGTGCCTCGTCTGCCACAACCAGCAGCACTTTTCCCCTGCGCAGGCCCTGCTCAACCGCAAAGCTGCCGCATGCAAGCGCCCCTGCCTTTCTGGCAAACCCCAGCATCGCATAAAAATCATCCTGTAATTTCACGCCTTAGGATCACCCGCTTTATCTCAGCCGCCATTTCTTCCGTCAGCTCGCATTCCAGCGCGCGCTGAAGCGCCCGGCTCTTGACTGCCTTTTCCAGGCACTGCACGGATGGGCATAAATAAGCGCCGCGGCCCTGAGCCTTTCCCGTCAAATCCACCCCGACGCTGCCCTCTTTGCTGCGCACAATGCGGATCAGTTCTTTTTTGGGCTTTCCCTGCCTGCATGCCACGCACATGCGCACAGGCACTTTCTTCTGCTTCAAATTTCCTTACTCCTCAACCTCGGGATCCTCTTCCAGCGCGTCGCCAAAGGAGAAATCCTCTTCATCGTAATATTCATCGACAGGCGGCAAATCGAACAGCCCTTCGCCCTCGCCGAACATATCGCCCGCAACCTGCGACTGGCATTTGATGTCGATCTTATAGCCCGTGAGTTTGGCCGCAAGCCGGGCGTTCTGGCCTTCCTTGCCGATGGCCAGCGAGAGCTGATAATCCGGCACAATCACCTGCGCCGCGCGCTCTTCTTCGATCACCCGCGCCATGATCACCTTTGCCGGGCGCAGGGCGCTGGCGATAAACTCCGCCGTATCCCCGTGCCAGCTGATGACGTCGATGCGCTCGCCCGAAAGCTCTTCCACAACGCGCTCGATGCGGCTGCCCTTGGGGCCGACGCACGCGCCTACGCAGTCCACGTTGGGATCCTCGCTGTAAACAGCGATTTTGCTTCTATGGCCCGCCTCTCTGGCGATGCTCTTGATGATGACAGTGTTGGAAGCGATTTCCGGCACTTCCAGCTCCAAAAGCCGCTTGAGCAGCCCCGGATGCGAGCGGGAGACGACGATCTGCGCTCCCTTTGCCGCGTCTTTGACTTCGATGACATAAACCTTCAGGCGCGTCCCGATATCATAGCGCTCGCCGGGAATCGTCTCCTTCATGGGCAGCATGCCCTCCACCCGGCCAAGATCCAGATAGTAGCAGCCGCGCTCCTGGCGGACGACAGTGCCCGTCATGATCTCGCTCTCTTTGTCGATATACTGCTCATAGATCACGCCGCGCTCGGCCTCGCGGATGCGCTGCACGACAACCTGCTTGGCCGTCTGCGCCGCAATGCGGCCGAAGGAGGCCGGCGTAACCTCCTCTTCGATGGTATCGCCAATCTCATACGCTTCGTTGATGGCCCGCGCCTCGTCCAGGCTGACTTCAAAGGAAGGATCGAACACCTCTTCCACCACTTCCTTCTCTGCATAGACGGCAATCGCGCCCGTCTGCTCATCAATCTCCACCCGGGCATCCTGCGTGATGCCAAAATTGCGTTTATATGCGGAAATCAGCGCTGTTTTAATCGCGTCCAGCAGCGTCTGCTTGTCAATCCCTTTTTCCTGCTCCAGCTCTTCCAGAGCTTCCATAAATTCCTGGTTCATCGTAACCCTCCTAAAACTCGATATGCGGCCGAATGAGCGCAATCTTCTCTCTGCCCAGCTCCAGTTCCTGCCCCTTTTCCGTTTGCAGGCGAACGGCGCTCTCATCATACCCAATTAAAACCGCCGTGATCTCTTTTTTGCCGTTCAGCTTTTCATAGAGCTTCAAATCCACTTTGGTCTGCAGCGCCTTCTCAAAATCCCTCGGTTTTTTGAGCGGGCGGTCGATGCCCGGCGAAGAAACACAAAAAACATATGCGTGAGCAATCGGGTCGGCTTCATCGATGATGGGCTCCACCGCCAGGCTGACGGCCTCGCAGTCGTCCAGCGTGACGCCGCCCTGCCTGTCGATATAGACGACCAGCTCATCATCCTGCCCTTTTACTTTCGCATACTCCACATCTACCAGCTCATAGCCCATCTGCTCTATCTTTGCGCCCACAAGCCGTTCAATCTGTTCCTCAATTTTTCTGGACAACGATGTTCCTCCCAAAGCTTTTCAATCAGGGGCTTGCCCCGTCATTTCACGCGGCAAGCCGCGGCCTTGCCGCGCTTCAGTCAGCGGAAAATTGTATCCCCGCTGATTGAAAAATGGCGCCCGCCTCCTAAGAGGCGGGGGACATCTTGCCTAAGTTATAAAGGAAAGAGTGGGCGAAACCCCACTCTCTGTCAGAGCACTATTGCTGGCCTTATTCTAGCATAAGAAAACGGCGTTTACAAGCGTTTTTGGCAAAAACTATGCGTTTTGCCCCAGCTTTTCCGCCCTTTTGCCAGGCTCAGAGGGCCGCAGGCGCCACATCAGCAGAAAATCTGCGCGCCGTGCATGCTCTTTTCATCCAAAATGACGGATACTTTGCATTCTCCCGAGCTGAGGTTGCGGTTCCCCTTTAAGTAGAACTGCTTTCCTTCGTATAGCTTTAGGATTGCCTGATTTTGATTATTGCATTCCTCAATATATTTTGCCGCCGCCGGGGAAACTTCCACGAGATAGCGGGAGGAATCCTTGGCCAGCACATACCGGTTCACTTCCCGGCGCACGCGCATGGCCATGGCCTGGGGGGAATAGACTTTCCCGCTGGAGCCGCAGCGCTTGCAGTCCTCTAAAAGCAGTGCAGAGAGCTTGCGGCGCACTTTCTTGCGCGTCATCTCCACCAGCCCAAGGCCGGTAAAGCCCACGACGTTGGTCTTGGTACGGTCCGCCCGCAGCGCCTCCTCCAGCGCCGCGACGACCCTCGCCTCGTTCTCCTCGCCTTCCATATCCACAAAATCGATGATCACCATGCCGCCGATATCCCGCAGCCGCAGCTGGCGCGCGATCTCCTTGGCCGCCTCGATATTCGTATTGACGATGGTCTCCTGCAAATCGTCCTCGCCGACGTATTTGCCCGTGTTGACGTCGATCACCGTCAGCGCCTCAGTCTCCTCGATATAGAGATAGACGCCGTTATCCAGCCAGACTTTTTTGGAAAGCGCCTTTTCCACCTTCGGCTCGATGCCGTAGAGATCGAAGATATTGTCGGGCTTGGCGAAGTATTCCACCCGGTCCGCCAGCGCGGGCGTCGTAATCTCCACTACCGCCAGCACTTTTTCGTAGTAATCCTTGT from the Christensenellaceae bacterium 44-20 genome contains:
- the truB gene encoding tRNA pseudouridine(55) synthase TruB; translation: MNGIINLLKPPGMSSNGATVFLRKLLNEKRVGHAGTLDPGAAGVLVVLAGRSARLSDFLMNHAKRYRAEIAFGKRTDTLDSYGQVLEERACSVSRERLMQAIPAFLGEIEQIPPDYSAVKIDGRPAYQLARKGVEIRKKARRVQIFGIDLLAQTGENRFLLEVACSKGTYIRTLLEDIAKSMGEIAHTSFLMRTASGGFEVGQAYTVDELKALAAAGNFSFVQSPEGALMELPEVRLSARHHFALQNGQKIPCDAPEQRFRLYCGEQFYGIGECQEGILRLVTPLY
- a CDS encoding bifunctional oligoribonuclease/PAP phosphatase NrnA; translated protein: MTLNQSWQGILEQINACDDFLVIGHVSPDGDTVGSSLALCLGLKELGKKVVFGLHGVLPEKLAFMPAAFPITPSEQVEQRAYGAVIAVDCGDLSRLGDLGAVFSQNENTIVIDHHPTNTGFAKRNLVLPYGATGQIILELLEALGCGITAEMANLLYAAISTDTGNFSYSNTDEAALLAAAKLRRLGADIPALNKTLYREKTLGATKLIGRAIERLELSENGKIAITYVLRSDYQQLGAKRGDCDEVVNYARDIIGVEIAIFLRQTDAEDEKFRASLRSNQYADVSALAQEFGGGGHKQAAGCSLTGGIEAAKRQILCAARKYL
- the rbfA gene encoding 30S ribosome-binding factor RbfA, giving the protein MSKLREARIDGEFRRALGELLLTELKDPRMSKMASVSKVSVTQDLKYAKVYVSIYDTPEKVASTMEALESAEPFLRAKLNGMIRLRRMPVMTFVHDDSIEYSAKISKLIDEVTAKDRKNAEQRGEEEQDDA
- the infB gene encoding translation initiation factor IF-2, whose protein sequence is MSKLNILELHKNLNTYAKGALEQAGQVADSAKNQLKDVRRLEEELLGRIRRRDEAQKAEDLPEPGAPAEPKAEAKQEAAAPAADPGVLVQKQEEPAAKQKPAASEQKIEQPQVEEKPVTIEMEKKEKKEVRQQTAPQAKEKAAAPQKNAAPAKEEKKKVVLPGQLDLSMPKIRVVRSAKEEELEQQKREERRKELARQSAEQSRLNQERYQNRQQNGYQRTGQGGQRNGQGGYQGRQGQGGYQNRQQGGYQNRQGGYQGGRGGYNPGGFDKDKDEAPARRSAPSRKPADKGGFAAIAPKPNLHDNKKKRPEENNERKRRPALKNKNVYIDEEFQMGSRKRKPNKMHKVAQPIQPIVVTNITITGDTISVKAFAEKTGKPVAEIIKKLMLLGMMCTINSEIDYDTASLVAGEFGIEVEQKEEQTAESALIAEDTPDDEASLITRPPVVTIMGHVDHGKTSLLDAIRETKVQQGEAGGITQHIGAYTISIKEKSITFLDTPGHAAFTAMRARGAQATDIAILVVAADDGVMPQTIEAINHAKSAKVPVIVAINKIDKVGANVERIKQELTEYGLVSEEWGGDTIMVPVSALTKEGLDQLLEMILLVADVAELKANPDRMAKGTIIEARLDKGRGPVATVLVQNGTLRVQDTIVAGTAYGRVRAMLDDSGNAVTEAGPSMPVEVIGFSEVPEAGDIINAVEQDRLSKQVAEERKDKLKAEKLKSMAKVSLDDLFSKIAEGEIKDLNLVVKADVQGSVEALRQSLEKLSNDEVRVRVIHGGVGAISETDVLLASASNAIIIGFNVRPDANVSAAAERENVDIRTYRIIYNAIEDVEKAMKGLLAPEFKENVIGHVEVRQTFKASGVGTIAGSYVTDGKIARNASVRLLRDGVVAFEGQLSSLKRFKDDAKEVQAGYECGLTLENFNDIKEGDILEVYEIVEVER
- a CDS encoding ribosomal L7Ae/L30e/S12e/Gadd45 family protein → MKLQDDFYAMLGFARKAGALACGSFAVEQGLRRGKVLLVVADEALSARAQEEMERLCEAHRIPFLLAGPPQRLGAAIGKQSKIVGVMGQAFSKRLQEIFLQAQRRGGVTV
- a CDS encoding YlxR family protein; translated protein: MKQKKVPVRMCVACRQGKPKKELIRIVRSKEGSVGVDLTGKAQGRGAYLCPSVQCLEKAVKSRALQRALECELTEEMAAEIKRVILRREITG
- the nusA gene encoding transcription termination factor NusA; translation: MNQEFMEALEELEQEKGIDKQTLLDAIKTALISAYKRNFGITQDARVEIDEQTGAIAVYAEKEVVEEVFDPSFEVSLDEARAINEAYEIGDTIEEEVTPASFGRIAAQTAKQVVVQRIREAERGVIYEQYIDKESEIMTGTVVRQERGCYYLDLGRVEGMLPMKETIPGERYDIGTRLKVYVIEVKDAAKGAQIVVSRSHPGLLKRLLELEVPEIASNTVIIKSIAREAGHRSKIAVYSEDPNVDCVGACVGPKGSRIERVVEELSGERIDVISWHGDTAEFIASALRPAKVIMARVIEEERAAQVIVPDYQLSLAIGKEGQNARLAAKLTGYKIDIKCQSQVAGDMFGEGEGLFDLPPVDEYYDEEDFSFGDALEEDPEVEE
- the rimP gene encoding ribosome maturation factor RimP, with amino-acid sequence MSRKIEEQIERLVGAKIEQMGYELVDVEYAKVKGQDDELVVYIDRQGGVTLDDCEAVSLAVEPIIDEADPIAHAYVFCVSSPGIDRPLKKPRDFEKALQTKVDLKLYEKLNGKKEITAVLIGYDESAVRLQTEKGQELELGREKIALIRPHIEF
- a CDS encoding Rne/Rng family ribonuclease; amino-acid sequence: MKREIIADVNPHEARVALLEDGELAEIQVEFRGNERLVGNIYKGRVENILPGMQAAFVDVGLEKNAFLYAGDILADKSDFEFQGERANVDRELKNTNIKYLLKQNQEIMVQVLKQPGGTKGARVTTHITLPGRMIVLMPTVDHVGVSRRIEDEAERERLKTIMEKYKPEGMGIIVRTAAVGCSEEKLAGEVNFLARLWGKIQDKADFVSAPRLIHSEETLLFRTVRDMFTEDVDRFVINDKDYYEKVLAVVEITTPALADRVEYFAKPDNIFDLYGIEPKVEKALSKKVWLDNGVYLYIEETEALTVIDVNTGKYVGEDDLQETIVNTNIEAAKEIARQLRLRDIGGMVIIDFVDMEGEENEARVVAALEEALRADRTKTNVVGFTGLGLVEMTRKKVRRKLSALLLEDCKRCGSSGKVYSPQAMAMRVRREVNRYVLAKDSSRYLVEVSPAAAKYIEECNNQNQAILKLYEGKQFYLKGNRNLSSGECKVSVILDEKSMHGAQIFC